The Amycolatopsis viridis genome window below encodes:
- a CDS encoding biotin transporter BioY, protein MPAPRATLPAGDLARTVVFAAFIAVLGLFPGLYVGGSAVPIVLQNAGPLLAGCVLGARRGTASVVLFLALTAIGLPLLSGGRGGIAPFVGPSGGFLVGWIPSALLAGLIVARLKRANLPVLLLAAAAGLLVDYVFGIAYLGVYLGNLRTAAVQSLVFVPGDAAKVVAVALIAAVVHRALPGKLVGSASRGE, encoded by the coding sequence GTGCCAGCACCACGCGCCACTCTTCCCGCCGGCGACCTCGCCCGCACGGTCGTGTTCGCCGCCTTCATCGCCGTGCTCGGGCTCTTCCCGGGCCTGTACGTCGGCGGCTCCGCCGTGCCGATCGTGCTGCAGAACGCCGGACCGCTGCTCGCCGGGTGCGTGCTCGGCGCGCGCCGCGGCACCGCGTCGGTCGTGTTGTTCCTGGCGCTGACCGCGATCGGGCTGCCGCTGCTGTCCGGCGGTCGCGGCGGGATCGCGCCGTTCGTCGGCCCCAGCGGCGGTTTCCTGGTCGGCTGGATCCCGTCCGCGCTGCTCGCGGGCCTCATCGTGGCGCGGCTCAAGCGCGCGAACCTGCCCGTCCTGCTGCTCGCCGCCGCGGCCGGCCTGCTCGTCGACTACGTGTTCGGCATCGCCTACCTCGGTGTGTACCTGGGCAACCTGCGCACCGCTGCGGTGCAGTCGCTGGTGTTCGTGCCCGGCGACGCGGCGAAGGTCGTTGCGGTCGCCCTGATCGCCGCCGTGGTGCACCGCGCTCTGCCCGGCAAGCTGGTGGGATCGGCGTCCCGGGGCGAATGA